One window of Fusobacterium polymorphum genomic DNA carries:
- a CDS encoding BMC domain-containing protein translates to MLEALGLIEVVGLVGAIEAADTASKAADVKVIGYELTKGSGMVLVKIVGGVSAVKAAVDAASMAAERVCQVVSKLVIARPSDELDKIIKVEKEKTDKKLEEKEEVIIEEIIDNNETDEVNEILEEIKEIQVVKGNKKHKNKK, encoded by the coding sequence ATGTTAGAGGCACTTGGACTTATTGAAGTAGTCGGATTGGTTGGAGCTATAGAAGCAGCAGATACTGCAAGTAAAGCTGCTGATGTAAAAGTTATAGGCTATGAATTAACCAAAGGCTCAGGAATGGTTCTTGTAAAAATTGTTGGAGGAGTTTCAGCAGTAAAAGCTGCTGTTGATGCTGCAAGTATGGCAGCTGAAAGAGTATGCCAAGTTGTTAGTAAACTTGTTATTGCAAGACCCTCTGATGAATTAGATAAAATTATAAAAGTTGAAAAAGAAAAAACTGATAAAAAACTTGAAGAAAAAGAAGAAGTTATTATAGAAGAAATTATTGACAATAATGAGACTGATGAAGTCAATGAAATCTTGGAAGAAATAAAAGAAATTCAAGTAGTAAAAGGAAATAAAAAACATAAGAATAAAAAATAA